Within the Catalinimonas niigatensis genome, the region TGTAAGCTCACTATTTTTGACCGGCTGGGGGCCAAGTTGCATGAGATAGAAAATTACAGTAATGACAACGGTTGGGATGGAACCGTGAAAGGCCGTGCTGTACCTGATGGCGTATATTTCTTTTTCATCAACTGTGGAGATGAAGCAGGGAGCAAAACAGGTAGTGTTACGATCATCAGGTAGCTCAAGCGTAATTAAGATTCTTTTAAAGAGCTCCAGAAAATAGCTATAGTCCAGCTATTCATCTGTATAAAAACATCATTTTCTATTTTTTTTGTAGTAAAAAAGTAAAACTCTGTACGCATTTTCATGTTTTCAGCTACGGATCAAAACATCTTTTTGCATGTTGAAAATAGCCTGGGCTGAAATTTATGCACATCCCTTACCAGAAAACCATCGCTTTCCTATGATCAAGTACAATCTGATACCGGAGCAGCTTCTGTACGAGGGTACCATTCATGCAGAAAATCTGTTTCAACCTCATCCTCTGGAAGAGCAATATATTACCAATACACATGCCTTAAGCTACTGGCACAAACTCAAAAATCAGCAGTTGAGCAGCATTGAAATAAGGAAAACTGGCTTTCCTATGTCTGAGCAACTGGTACAAAGAGAAATTACAATCATGCAGGGGACATTACAGGCAGCATTATTCTCACTTGAATATGGTGTGGCATTTAATATCGCCGGTGGTACGCACCATGCATTTACCGATAGAGGAGAGGGCTTTTGCCTACTCAACGATATCGCTATTGCTGCGAATTATCTCTTGGAAAAAGAGCTGGTAAAACAAGTCCTGGTGGTGGATCTGGATGTACATCAGGGAAATGGAACCGCACAAATCTTTCAAGATAAAGCTGAAGTCTTTACTTTTAGCATGCATGGCGCCAAAAACTATCCCATGCATAAAGAAAAGTCAGACCTGGATATTCCATTGCCTGATGGTACAGATGATGTCACCTATCTCAGACTACTCAAAACTCATCTTGGCAGAATCATCGATGAGGTTCAACCAGATTTTGTATTCTTTCAATCGGGAGTGGATGTATTAGCTTCCGACAAACTAGGCCGCCTCAACCTAAGCATCTCCGGCTGTAAAGAAAGGGACAGAATAGTACTTAAAACCTGCAAACAAAATAATATCCCCGTAACTTTGAGTATGGGTGGAGGTTACTCTCCTCAAATTGCCCATATTGTAGAAGCACACGCAAATACTTATCGCCTGGCTCAGGAAATATTTTTTTAAATACTCTTACTTCATATTCTCGAGCTGATTTTCATGTAAAAAATGATTATTTTACATCTTCATTTTTGTCTGAAAAAAGAAGTTTAAGTCTAACTGGTTTGGTTTCAAATCAGCTCAGAGTTGAGTATCAGGCTCGTAAGATGGCATTGAATGATACAAGTTTTCAAGCAACAATTTTGTGAATTGATAATAGCTAAAAAACATAGCGACAAATTCATTTTTCGTAAAAGTATTGTCATCGCTGTAGGTTTTGTTTTCCTTTTATGGTTAATCAAAGCTTTAGAAGACAGTATGACAATGGATTTTGGTGTTTGGGGTATCTTACCACGTTCTATTACAGGTTTGGTGGGCATTCTAGCTGCGCCCCTTATTCATGGAAGTGCTTTTCATTTACTTTCCAACACTTTTCCTTTGATTATGCTTCTTATCGCTGTTTTTTATTTCTATGACGAAATTGCTACAGAAGTATTTTTCTGGATATATCTGGCAACTGGTTTTTGGGTATGGGTAGTAGCAAGGCAGGCCTATCATATAGGATCAAGCGGATTGGTATATGGGCTGGCTGCTTTCCTTTTTTTTAGTGGGATTTTTCGCCGCGATGTACGTTCTACAGCAGTAGCTTTGGTGATTGCGTTTATTCATGGCGGCATGGTACAGGGGTTGGTACCAGGGGATAGCAGCATCTCCTGGGAATCACATTTGCTAGGATCGGCAGCAGGGATTTTTTGTTCTTTTTATTTCAGAAAAGAACCTCATGTTATTCTCAAGGAAAAGTTATTTACTGCTGATGAGGGTTATCAAGGGCATGTTAGCAGTACTTTTGATGGATATTCCTTTTCTAAGCAGGAGTATACTTATTGTTATAAACCTTTAGACAGTAAAGCAGCTAAAATATATTTTGACATAATGAGTAATAAGGAGCTTTAATTCTTTAGGAATTTGAAGACATTCTTTAAAGAACGACTATTCTCTCCACATGCTTTGCAGCGGACGATTAGCAGATAATACCCGGAAGGATAATCCGCAGTAACAATACGAAGCTTATTTACATCAACAGGTTCTGATTCAACAGGCATGGGGGTGCCTAAAATATTTCTAATCTCAAGATCAATCTCAGAATCAGCATTAAGGAAAGGATCAATTAAATCCAATCTGACAAAAATATGCTCTTCAGCAGGATTTGGATAAACTACTGCATCTACATCATCTTTTTCAAGATGATATGTTTTGGTTTCAGCATAAGTGTTAGGCGTTAATACTAACCCTGAAACAGAAAAAATAAATAGTAATATGGAGAGTAAACCTTTATTCATAAACGTATCCCATATAGGTATTAATATTATACTATTTATTTCTTCTTGGGTTCCAGAAAAATGATATTTATTTCAATAAAATATTGAGATAATCGTTACATCATCTTTTCACTTAGAAATTGATATAATCAATTAACTTCATACGAAGCTTGCGAGTCACTCAGACTATTTTCCAAGCGTTCAATCTGCATTTCAATATCTTGCACAGCCCTGTCTACTTCCTCGTAAGCCTGAGTCCACTCTTGAGCTTCTACTCGCTCTACTCTTGATATCTGGTCTTCTATATTCTGTTGCTCTCTCTCCAAATCTTCTATAGCATTTTGTATGCTAGAAGAAGCGGAATCATTAGGATCATCAGAAGATTTCTTTAGATTATCGATTTTATCCTCTATTTCTGAATTTCTTTTTTCCAGTTTTTTCAGTTCACCCTCCCGATAATCTACATAAAACTGCTCCCGTGTCTCTATAGCTGCTTTTACTTCCTCTTGTGCCTCTTTTACTTCATCTTTTGCTTTAGAGATTTGTTTTTCAACATCTTCTAGGGTCAGTTGTCTACTGCATCCGAAACTTAGTAGTACTACTGATAATAAGGTAACCTTTGTATACAGATATTTCATGATAAATTTTAATTTTGGTGTATATAGTTTTAACCAGATTGGTAGCTTTTTGTTAATAAAAGTTTCATTATAAAAACATTTTTTTTTAATACTTAAGGAAATCCTGAAATAAAGTATAGATTATTTACTCATAATTCTGTTGGTAAGCTTACTTGCCAGGGATTGTAAATCGGTATCCAACAAAGTTTTATTGGTGTTTAAAACTTGCGCTACCATAGCAGAAGGAAGCTGATCCGCTCCATAGTAGGCGCCCAGTATAGCACCGGTTACTGCTGCTGTGGTATCATTATCCCGACCAAAATTGACCACAAAGGCCAGACTCTTCTCAAAATCAAACGCACAAAATAACAAAGCAGTCAGGTTAACCAGATGTATCTCTCCGGCATGGAAGGGCAGATCCTGGTTTCTGGCATCCAATAGTTCGTAGGCTTTTTGTGTTCTGGCTAACCACAAAGTGTCAGGCGTCTCATTTTTAGGAAAAATAAGTTGATCCGCATCCACATCTTTCATTTGTAGCTGATTGGCCTGGTATACGATGTTCCGCGCCTCCTGTAGCATTCTGTAGGCTGTTCGTCCTACCAGTCTGCTCTTAAAATAGCCTTGCGGATCAATGTCTCTGACGGTATTCATCACGGTAGCAGGAGTAGCTTTTTCATCCATTGCTGCCGATACCAAAGCAGCCGTAAGCCCACTGATATCTCTGGCATAGCCCAGATCAAAGAGGCTTAGTTTGTAGGCTTCCTCATAAGCCATTTGTGGAGAGGCCGGATAAAAAGCCCCAATAAGTGGACTGTAGAGCATGCCCGCGCAGGTCATTTCGCCTCCATAAAATTGACTTAGCGCATAAGCATATCCCTGTAAATCATCTTCTAAAAAAGGTTTAGCGACCATCGCCCATTCCTGCAGCCAGGCTAGCTTTCTCGCGTTGACTTCAAAGGGTTCGGGATCAAAGCTTTCCGTATTTTTCAGTGCTTTTATGTCTGCTTCATACTTACTGATGATGTGTTGGGCAAAATCCTGTGGATTTAATGGTGACCATGCATTTTGCGTGAGCAGGTACTCTGCCATCAGTTTTTTCCAGCGGGTATCATCTGTAGTACCTCCGGCAGGAAGATTAAAATCCCAGATTCCCTCTGCTGAAGGCTCTCTCACCATCGTATCCAGATCGTTTACATAACCATACGCTATTCTGATGCTTTCTCTGCTCCACATTTCGGTAGGGGCGCCCATCGCATCTCCTATGGCAGAGCCAAGTAACATCCCCAGCACTTTGTCTTGTATCACTTCACGCTCTAAAGCAGAAGTTGTGTGGACTGAATCTTTTCTATGCTGAGAAGTATCTTGCTGTTTTGCTGTTTCTTCATGACCAGCAGAACAGGCAGTCAGGAGAAAAATACTGTATACGATTGCTAAATTTTTCACACTTAATTTTGATTGTCGTATTGTGTAATCATAAGAGTTGCCTCTTGTAGAAGTTTTTCTTTTTCTGCTAATGTAAGGCTCAAAGGCAATTGAGCAATGCCCATAATTCTTCGCAGCAATTCTACTCCGGCAAAAGCCCACATCAAGGTCTTATCAAAACCGGCTGGTCGTTCATAAGCTTGTAGTACCTGTTGTATCGTTTCTTCCGGCTGTTGCGCCATTTTCAGATGGGCCAGCATTACACCCAGGTCAAACTCTGCCTTTCCGAAGTATGAAAACTCAGGGTCAATGAGTTTTAGTCCATTCTCCACTTTGAGCCAGCTTCCGGGATAGTAATCGCCATGCAAAAGCGTATCATGGTTTTGTAAGTATATCTTTCCCAGCTTATCAATGATTTGTTTTAGCCTTTCATCTTGTTTATACCTCATAGATACTTCCTGCAAACCTGGCTGTATGGTTTCCAGGTCAAAGCCATTATCCATAGTGAAAGGGAAAACAAAAATATGTTCATGATTCAGTATTTTCATGGCCTGGTTATCAAACTGTGCCTTCTCTTCTTCGTCTACATCTACCTGATGTAATACCGAAAGCAATTGGACAAGTGCTTTCACTTCACTTGCCGATAACTGCTTATTCCGCTGATAAAGGTAGGTGTAGTCGGCACCGTGGCCCAGATCCTCCAGAGCCAGGATAAAATGCTCCGGATCAAAACCTATCACCGCAGGGGTATATCTGTTGATATCTTTGTAAGGAGCGATGAAGTGATAAAAATGATGTTCTATCCGAATACGCTCCATAGGTGCATCAATCTGAGGATATTTCTGTACCCAGGGACGCGACTGCTTCAGGATGAAGGATTGTTGGTCTGTAATGATCCTGGTCACAAAATTCATATTGCCCTCACCGGGCTTTTCAGTAGATATGATCTTTTCATGGTCACTGATCCAGTCTTTATCCCTCAGATAGATTTCCAATTCACTGTTTACTTCATGTTCCAGGAAAATAATATTTGGATGGATGCTTTTGAATCTGCTTTTATCATTCATAAGGTATAGGCCTGATTAAGTAAAACGGATAGATTGCCGAATGTAATAAAGAATACGGTAAGCTGAAAAATCTGTCAGTAAGCCGACAATTGACCTACGTAAAGCCAGGATAATTCAGATTTTAAAATGAGACAGATAGAAAATTGTTTGAATTGTATGCTGCTTATTTCAAATTATACATAAGGCACTGAGGTATTCATTCTACGCGATATTCTATCAGGAAATGGGATCGAGCAGTTAAGGAATCAGTGGGTATTTCGGCTTTGCTTACAAAAAGCAAGCGGTCTTCGGGTAAGGCTTCTACTTCCAGCAGATAGTTGCGCACTGCTTCCTGGCGCTTGCGCCAAAGTTGTCGGTATAAAGTGTCTACCTGTACTTTACCAGTGTATTCCACACAGGCAGCTGCTATATTTTTGGCAGAGATGAAATCAAAAGCAGGCTTAGCCCGATGAATAAACTGATAAAAAGAAGAATCCAGGCTGGTCAAAGAAGGTAGCATCATACTACTATCCTGGCTTACCATCCCCAATGAAGATTGATAGTCTGCCCAACTTTCTTTCAGCGCCAGTATACTCTTCTCTTGGGTACTATCGGAAACACTGACCAGATTGAGCTTGAATTCCGGTTTTTGTTTGAGCACTTTGGCTATACTTTTCAGTCGACGTGCCTGTTCCTGCTGTATGTCATACTGCAAATCGTTAAAAGTAATAGACTTCAGATCTCCGGGATCGCCTCCGATAGCATTGGCCAATAAGCGGTAAGGAGCCGTAACGACCTTAAGCAGTATATTTTTCAGCACCTGAAAGATTGTACGCCAGAGCTTGTACTTAGGATCATTCAGCTGACCTTCTACCGGTATGTTCAAGTCAACATTTCCCCGCATATCCTTCAGCAGAGCGACTGCAAGTTTCATCGGCAATTCATAGAGTGCATTGGCTGTGTCTTTACTGCCTACAGCGATTTGCTCCACAAAGAGATTATTATTGCTGCTCAGGAAGTAGTCTTTGATATTGTTCTTGCTGCTGAAGATCACTTTACCATCTACAAAAGGATGCGCCACATAGTATTTGGAATAAGGGTTAAAATTGCTGAGATACACATTATCTACCCTGAAATCAAAAAGCATATTACCGATCCCGCTACGACTGATCTCCAGATCTGCTACCAGATTACCTGTCTTGTCCAGGCGTGCACTTATGTCAAAGTGAGTATACTGATCCTCTGCTTCTACTTCGGTAGCCAGAGCGGTTAGCTGGCTCAATTCCATGTAGAAAGAATCCTGCAGGGTATAATCATAATAGTCCAGCAAACCCTTCTCTATAGCAATACTGTCAGCCAGATAATTGACAAAGACATATTCCTGCGTCAGTTCGTAGAGGCTTTTGGCAAAAAACTCAAAAGGGCTTACATAAACATTATCTTTGGTCAAAGTATCAGGTGGAGATTGTACTGTCAGACTATCTTCATAGAGTGAGTCTACGGGAGCACTGACCAGGGCAAGGCTGAAATTATCACCTTCGGGACTGTTTACCAGCCTGAGATAAGGTTTGTACATACGGATATTACCGAAGTTATAGAGCTGTGCTTGGGTGTCGAGCGAATCCACTTCCACCACAAAGTCAGTCCAGGCCATCAGACTATCCTGCCGCGCATCTATCATCACAAAATCACGCAGGTGTAGATCGCCCCTCAGGGCAAAATGATCCGGTTGGGCATACTTACCACTGAGTATAATATCGGCATCCAGACGGCTATCAAAAGCACTGAGTCTGATAAACTGCTCCAGGTAAGGCTGAAAGGGAGAGAATGGAAATTGATGGACATTGCTTTTCACTGTATAAGCAGACCGATCAATATCCAGGGTGAGACTGGCTTCAGCGATTCCCTGCTTCATCCGGACGCATACATCAAAATTATATTGCGGGTTTTCGCTGCTCAGATAAGTAGAAGATATTTGAATGCTATCCAAGGCAAGACTGCTTCCAATCAATTTATCCTGATAGTGTATGCTAGAATTGGAAAGAAGCAGGTCTTCCAGATACCAGTTGTATGCTTCACCAGAACTTTCTGCAATTGTATCTTCCGATGCAAAGAAGAGCAGTAAGTCATCAAAATTAAACTGTTCTCCTTCCTGAATAATGCTTAGCTGTAAGCCGTCCAACACAACTTCACGCATGTATATATCATCGGAGAAGAATTTCCACCAAGAGATGAATACTTGTCCGTTGCGGCATGTTAAGAAATCCTGCTGCCTGTCTTCTTCCAGAATACGCAAATTTTCTACACCCAGCTTGCCGGTAAAAAGATTGACATCTATATCCTCTACTTCTATTTCTCTCCCTAGAAGTTCCTGGTCATATTTTTCCAGGTACCATTTTGCTATGTATGGTAGGGAAATCAAAAGGATGAGCAGCAGACCAGCCAAAATGGCAATGAAAAGTTTCCACCGCATAGCCAGAAAGATTTAAAGTGTTCTTGGTGTTATGGAGCGATAGTATTAGGGTTATGTTTTAGAGACTCAAGTACCCAAAACCCTTAACATAAGTTTCGTTAATTTAGGCATTCTAATGTAAACACCATCTGCTTAACTTCTCTCTTTTCTACTTTACTACCGCACCCTCTGCCTGAAATAGGATACCTATCCCCAGCAGTTGACTGACCTGAATTTCATCCACCTGGTCGTAGTCATAGATCATAATGCCCGACAAGCTTAGATTAATATAGTTGGTAAGCTTGGCGTTGAGCATCACATCCAACCTATGGTCAATTTCCTCGAAGTTAAGATTTTCATAATTGGCAAACAGCATATAGCGGGTCTGCAAGCTGATGGTTTCGGTAATGTTTTTATTCCACTCTGCCACGATTTGTGCCGCCAGCCATTCGGTTCTGAGCGTTTCTCCTATTTCCACTCCATAATTGGTATTATTTTCCGTGTTCAAATACAGTTCAGTATCGGTGACAAAAGTAAAACGGGGAGAAAAGGGGCTCAGACGCAAAGAGAAATTGTCATTGGGTACATATTCAAATCCTATCGAAAAAGTTAGAAAACCCGGAGCCAGAAAATCTGAAATTTTTAGTGCATCTTCTCCTCCGGTGGGCAGGTCCACATAGCGGTAACCGGGAGCAAACTGGGTCAGGAAATTGGCTGAAAAAAAGGCGTTCCAGAATTCGGAGATATCATACCCTACTTTAGAATCCAGGTAAATCCGGTCCTGGCTTTTCCGGTAGCCTTGCCCATTGTTATTGATGACTCCATAAAGAAAGTCAGCCTGATTGTCCCACGACCACTTGTC harbors:
- a CDS encoding histone deacetylase family protein, with the translated sequence MLKIAWAEIYAHPLPENHRFPMIKYNLIPEQLLYEGTIHAENLFQPHPLEEQYITNTHALSYWHKLKNQQLSSIEIRKTGFPMSEQLVQREITIMQGTLQAALFSLEYGVAFNIAGGTHHAFTDRGEGFCLLNDIAIAANYLLEKELVKQVLVVDLDVHQGNGTAQIFQDKAEVFTFSMHGAKNYPMHKEKSDLDIPLPDGTDDVTYLRLLKTHLGRIIDEVQPDFVFFQSGVDVLASDKLGRLNLSISGCKERDRIVLKTCKQNNIPVTLSMGGGYSPQIAHIVEAHANTYRLAQEIFF
- a CDS encoding DUF3078 domain-containing protein — protein: MKKYMMGILVVCLLPLMLKAQVLTTVAPADTLWKKSFSFGINFNQASFSGNWFGGGVNSIALSSLLNAQARYKKDKWSWDNQADFLYGVINNNGQGYRKSQDRIYLDSKVGYDISEFWNAFFSANFLTQFAPGYRYVDLPTGGEDALKISDFLAPGFLTFSIGFEYVPNDNFSLRLSPFSPRFTFVTDTELYLNTENNTNYGVEIGETLRTEWLAAQIVAEWNKNITETISLQTRYMLFANYENLNFEEIDHRLDVMLNAKLTNYINLSLSGIMIYDYDQVDEIQVSQLLGIGILFQAEGAVVK
- a CDS encoding phosphotransferase; translated protein: MNDKSRFKSIHPNIIFLEHEVNSELEIYLRDKDWISDHEKIISTEKPGEGNMNFVTRIITDQQSFILKQSRPWVQKYPQIDAPMERIRIEHHFYHFIAPYKDINRYTPAVIGFDPEHFILALEDLGHGADYTYLYQRNKQLSASEVKALVQLLSVLHQVDVDEEEKAQFDNQAMKILNHEHIFVFPFTMDNGFDLETIQPGLQEVSMRYKQDERLKQIIDKLGKIYLQNHDTLLHGDYYPGSWLKVENGLKLIDPEFSYFGKAEFDLGVMLAHLKMAQQPEETIQQVLQAYERPAGFDKTLMWAFAGVELLRRIMGIAQLPLSLTLAEKEKLLQEATLMITQYDNQN
- a CDS encoding DUF748 domain-containing protein; amino-acid sequence: MRWKLFIAILAGLLLILLISLPYIAKWYLEKYDQELLGREIEVEDIDVNLFTGKLGVENLRILEEDRQQDFLTCRNGQVFISWWKFFSDDIYMREVVLDGLQLSIIQEGEQFNFDDLLLFFASEDTIAESSGEAYNWYLEDLLLSNSSIHYQDKLIGSSLALDSIQISSTYLSSENPQYNFDVCVRMKQGIAEASLTLDIDRSAYTVKSNVHQFPFSPFQPYLEQFIRLSAFDSRLDADIILSGKYAQPDHFALRGDLHLRDFVMIDARQDSLMAWTDFVVEVDSLDTQAQLYNFGNIRMYKPYLRLVNSPEGDNFSLALVSAPVDSLYEDSLTVQSPPDTLTKDNVYVSPFEFFAKSLYELTQEYVFVNYLADSIAIEKGLLDYYDYTLQDSFYMELSQLTALATEVEAEDQYTHFDISARLDKTGNLVADLEISRSGIGNMLFDFRVDNVYLSNFNPYSKYYVAHPFVDGKVIFSSKNNIKDYFLSSNNNLFVEQIAVGSKDTANALYELPMKLAVALLKDMRGNVDLNIPVEGQLNDPKYKLWRTIFQVLKNILLKVVTAPYRLLANAIGGDPGDLKSITFNDLQYDIQQEQARRLKSIAKVLKQKPEFKLNLVSVSDSTQEKSILALKESWADYQSSLGMVSQDSSMMLPSLTSLDSSFYQFIHRAKPAFDFISAKNIAAACVEYTGKVQVDTLYRQLWRKRQEAVRNYLLEVEALPEDRLLFVSKAEIPTDSLTARSHFLIEYRVE
- a CDS encoding T9SS type A sorting domain-containing protein, which produces MNKGLLSILLFIFSVSGLVLTPNTYAETKTYHLEKDDVDAVVYPNPAEEHIFVRLDLIDPFLNADSEIDLEIRNILGTPMPVESEPVDVNKLRIVTADYPSGYYLLIVRCKACGENSRSLKNVFKFLKN
- a CDS encoding rhomboid family intramembrane serine protease; amino-acid sequence: MTMDFGVWGILPRSITGLVGILAAPLIHGSAFHLLSNTFPLIMLLIAVFYFYDEIATEVFFWIYLATGFWVWVVARQAYHIGSSGLVYGLAAFLFFSGIFRRDVRSTAVALVIAFIHGGMVQGLVPGDSSISWESHLLGSAAGIFCSFYFRKEPHVILKEKLFTADEGYQGHVSSTFDGYSFSKQEYTYCYKPLDSKAAKIYFDIMSNKEL
- a CDS encoding ADP-ribosylglycohydrolase family protein, with amino-acid sequence MKNLAIVYSIFLLTACSAGHEETAKQQDTSQHRKDSVHTTSALEREVIQDKVLGMLLGSAIGDAMGAPTEMWSRESIRIAYGYVNDLDTMVREPSAEGIWDFNLPAGGTTDDTRWKKLMAEYLLTQNAWSPLNPQDFAQHIISKYEADIKALKNTESFDPEPFEVNARKLAWLQEWAMVAKPFLEDDLQGYAYALSQFYGGEMTCAGMLYSPLIGAFYPASPQMAYEEAYKLSLFDLGYARDISGLTAALVSAAMDEKATPATVMNTVRDIDPQGYFKSRLVGRTAYRMLQEARNIVYQANQLQMKDVDADQLIFPKNETPDTLWLARTQKAYELLDARNQDLPFHAGEIHLVNLTALLFCAFDFEKSLAFVVNFGRDNDTTAAVTGAILGAYYGADQLPSAMVAQVLNTNKTLLDTDLQSLASKLTNRIMSK